The nucleotide window TCAGAACTACAAAAACACTTCATAACTAGTTCAAAGTTAACATGAAGATTAGATTCTCCAAAATCAGTTCGAAATTAACACAGCAATTTGTACACAAAAAGACCTACAATTTCAAATCAAACAGATTAAACCGagctaaaatcaaacaattagagattgatgaagaaaagaatcaaACTGCGATGGAGGAACACAAACAAGAGCTCGATCTCGCTCCATGTGATAATCGCAgcagagcttctctctctagaaaTTGCAGAGCTTCTCGCTTTAGAAATCGCATAGCTCCTCTCTCTAGAAATCACACGATTCCTCTCTCTAGAAATCGCACGGCTCCTCTTTCTAGAAATCACacaactcctctctctctctctctctctctctctctctctctctctctctctctaaaatggcAGAGCTTCGCTCTCAAAAACCGGGGAGCTTCTCTCTATAGAAATCGCGCCgatcctctctctctaaaaccggggagtttctctctctagaaatcgcgccgatcctctctctctaaaatcggggagcttctctctctaaatctcATTCTGTTACGGTTTTGAAAGCTTGACAGTTACAAAAGGGCAAAACGGTtagaaattttgaagaaaacaaGCATGCTTTGAAAGAGTTGGGCAATTGGGTTTAAAAAATGTAACTTATTGTTTTAAGTGGTCAAACTCTTAgggtgtttgggtaagtggggttagcAAACCCTGAAtttaggtaaatgatcatttctttcTTATTGGGCTGATTAGCTAATTAACAATCGTCTACGCCTACAGGGAAGGAATAAAATTAGCCTGTTTCAGATGGCGGTTGTTACTATTTTCGTATTAAGTACAATCTAACCTAGCCGGTTTCCATATATACATATCAGTGTTCAGTGCAAGACTCCAAGTGCACTATTCTCCAATAAACTTACTTTAAACCACTTGATTAATCATAACTGAGAAGAAAACCAGGAATGCATCTGGACGATTTGGTGTCCTCGAGGGAACTGAGTCTGAATGAGTCTTACAAATTCGTCAAATATGTTTATGAGTTTATAATTATAAGCACGCAGCATTGGATTGTCAACAATGACTAGGAAACGATGAACTCATCGCAACCTATGAACCACTGATCGAAGCCTTCAAAGGGTTGAGCTTTTAGGCATTGTTGCTTGCTGAGATATTTGTATTAACTAACTCGTCAATGCATTTGGCCGAGTTTGTGTCCTCAGGGAGAGGAATACTGAACATAGTTCAATAACTACCCTCCTATTAGCTCCGTCGTCAGCCATGACTAGGAATCCAACCTCAACTAAGTCGCCGTCATTGTTCCAATCGTACAGATCTCTTCTTTTCCTCTGAAGCCAAAGGAGTAATATAAGATAATTAGATTATTGACTAAGACAGATCAGGGTTTCCATTTTCTTCCAATTATTAACTCAGGGTCATAGAGGGTTCTGAGATCATCGGCAGCTAATTAATAACCTTGTTCCTTCATGGTTGTTGGATCATACAGCCAGCACATGAATGTGGACTTTGGGTAAGATTCCACCTAATGGTTTGTAAGATTCTCACTTTCACTTGGGTCAACCTGGCTAGCCAGCTCCAATTATAACAAAAACTAAGAGACAAAGGCAAATGACTGTAAAAAATAAGAATCAAAACAGAGTTTGGGAAGGTAAAACAGCCACTGGAGTCCATATCAATTGTGTATGCAGACACAGAGAGAGAATATCCATGTAACTTATTCAATGATTGACTGGATaccaccatatatatatatatatatatatatatatatatatataatatatatatatatatatatatatatctttctgCTTCCATTTTTAATCTGAAACAGATGGGTTTTCTCCATTAATCTATTCCGATGCAACAGCTCAAGTTTGATGACAGAAAGGGCATGATTCATTCATATTCCagtaaaattataaaatatgaGTAAATTCACTCAACTATTATGCATGTTTTAGTATATGAGAGTGAATAAACTATATTCtggttttatattttattgagGTGATTAGAATATCCACTGAATGTCCTCGTTATGAAGACACTTAATTTTGATCATCTAACGAACCAAGAAATGTCTTTTGCATTAATTCATACCAACGGATTTCGATATGTTTAATTTGAAGGACAGAAAGAGTCACTTGGCCTTAGATATCACCCAAAGGGCACTTCTCTGTTGAATCTAGCTATAGCCCCTTGTTCCAACTCCACCATCTAAGAAGGATGAGCTCATCTAGAACGCATTTGGGAAATTTCTCAACGGATTGCTTGTTTTCTTCGTTGCTTGGTAATGGATGAACTGTTGTTGCTTTTCTTGTCCGGTAAGAGAAGACTTTGTGGGATATCTCTTGAAGATGCGGCGGCAGATACTCGACAGATTGTctcgaaaaaataaaatacttgTTTTATATAGTTTTCATTTTGAATACTCATTTGAAGAGATAGTTTTTAGTGGGGCGGTCGAACCATCAGATTTGTCAGAGTATAATATTAGGGCCCGTTTGGTATCATTTTGCAatactgttttttgttttataaattCAAAAACTTATGTAATTTGTGTTCGGagcattaaatttgaaaaataaggaaaacaaatttTAGGAAACAATTCAAGAACTATGAATAAATATGGGAAATGATTTTTTGACGTTTTcattgtttcctgaaaacaaCCTGTCCTGCAATTagagatatattttttttttacttttaagcACATAGATCCACAAACTCTTCTCCtctcttttgatttttctctatttctttCCCATAATTTCCATTGAGACTTATCCTCTCTTCTCATGATCTCATCTACTTTATCTGCTgtttgaactttcttcttccccgtctttttcaatcaattgaaacttGCATAATCATACAGTAGAGAAGAATGAAGGATTTAGAAAATCCCTCTTTCACATGTCAGATCTAATTTATACGGATGATTTAGGGTGAAAGCTTTGGTATTTTATGCTTCAATATAATTGGATTATCGCATGGGCAAGAGGAATTAACAACTAATTGGTTGAGACATTtgattgaattatctttttgAACTAAAGATTCAAGAGCTTGCAACTTCATATgatatattttataaaaaaaattgagggatttgattcttcttgttcaatctccttcacaattctctgtttcttttctcataacaACCAATAAAAGATTCATAATCAATACAAACAAAATAGTCAATCTTTCATGATTACTAAGGAAAAACTAAACTAAGTgttgtagatttttttttttttaaatgatagatATGTTTTTAATATTGCAAGTTTTGAAATACTTGTACCGAATATGTATTTATATCTTAAAAACTTATAGTTTAATTCTCCGTTTTCATTCTACAATCCAGTATTACTAAAATAATTTCATAAAACGTTATAAGACACACCCTAAGGGGGAACTATAATATAAGCACCTCCGTTGTTAAACTTTGAGAAACACATATTCAACTTCGTAAATCCATATATACATGTAATTTACACATATAATTGCATGTATTTGGAGTTCAACGAGAATAGATTGTGATCGTTCTTGTTACTCTAGACAAGACCAAAAGAAAAGCCCTAAATCAATCATGATTGAGAACTTCATGATAGGTAGATGAGCCTTCATCAAATCATTTACGTACAAATTTTTGGTCGACATCAAAACTGCATATATATACTCGGCATCTGTGAGCTGGGGATTATTGTATGCTAGTTGCTGAAAGAGACCCAACACATGTGTGACCAATTTAGCTTCATCTGATTAATCAATCTCTTAAATTCATATGATAGAATCTTCGACAAGGTAAGATTCTTGGGGATCAAAATACTTCCCTGATTGGTTCTCCTGCCCAGAAAGATAAGCTAAACAAATATCAGAATATACTAGCACATTGCAATTTAGATTGATAACTAATATGCACATTAAATTTCCTATTCCATAATTGAAGACGATGAGTAATTAAAACCTAATACCTAATTGTTTGTCCTCAATACAATGGAATATTCGGAATTCGGAAGTGGTCCATAGTCCATACAATTTGCACAGTACATTACTTTCTTTGTCTTGTTTAGAAAAACCTGGACGATAACCTATAAAATTAGCAAGCTTTGTCCCATGTGTCTTGTGGGTTGACAACACTAAATGATACTATTCTTGCTTGCCACGTTTTAAACTTCGACTTGATCACCGCCACATCTCAAAAATTTTAATTATGCGCTGGAATATCCGAATATGTGATATTttagatttttattaaaatacGTCATGTTATATATTATGCAGTCATAATATTATATGTTACAGTACTTTAAATTTTAGGTAGAACTTTGGATTCTCAAATTAGAGATATTTATCATTGCTCAATGAGATGATGATAAGATTGAGTTGTCAAGTTTATCACGCTTGATCTGTTGTTGGATGAATGAAGTCATGAAGATGTTGGTGATATGAACAAAGTACAAGACAAACATGAAAAGCATCCTTTCTACATTTGCATCATTGAGTACATCTTCTTGATAGACAAGTAAAATGcactaaaacaaaaaaagtattATCCTCGACCAAAATATGACCCTTCACAATATCTTAAAACATCTATATATCCTTTCACTATTAGAGTGGTTCAAATGTATCTTAAAATACACACTAATTACAATACTAAAATATGACATTTAAGGAAGCTAATTAAAAATGTAAAAGTTAGGTACACGAAGAAGTAGAGTTTCTCTTCGTAGGAAAATAGCACACAATTTTGATGTGGATCCAACAAAATGTGgaactctctccctctctttctctctctgtttatttatttatttatgttttttttattccaTGAAAGAACAACGAATATTCATATGGTACCAAATTTTCTATGATTTGGAGGCCAAACAGAAAAGATTTGATTAGATCTGCAACTCTTCTGCTTTGTTTATATTCTTGGGTTAGGAATTTCTCTCGGGTCAAGATTCTTGCAtttcaattatatatttttCAAGTAGAACAGGATTATTCCATTCTTTGTCAATAAAGGCTTTTTAACTCCCTCATGAAAtaatagctatatatatatatagagtcaATAGACCACCCGTTTCCACCAAACCTTCTTTGCCTGTTTTGACAATTGGACAGATTCAGATGTGGAAGTTAATTAGCTTGTAAGCATTAtcattctttataatataatttGATGAAAATTGCAGATGCTTTGTAAAAACTTGACATTAATTCACAAAGACGACACGTTTTTAGTTCTATTGGAGGAATCAAACTCTTGACTTAGCTTAATCATGACTCAATTTATCAAAACCCCATACTGTAATCCGTTCTTACTGCAAAATCTGTATTATAGGCTTATAGCCTAAAGAACTTACCATTCAACTGTCAGGCTCTACCACCCCTTCAacgttttttagtttttaccaCAGACAGCTGCTATGCAAATGTCCATGCATGTAGAACAAAGAATGAACCAAACAGACAATATGTTATTACTGGCGTGCTTGAGCCTcagattattttttttatctgcttcaaaGTTCTGTATATAATTTATTCAACTTTGAAAACTTTACTGTCACTATCCCTGGTATCCGACACCTCTGCATCTTATAATTCACAAACACAAcaagagagaaaaacaaaacagtgGATGAAAAGTCAGAAACTGATTAAAACGACTTAAATTTCTATAAGGCTGGTTACAAAATTTTACATCATTTTCTCATACTAAAAACTTTTAACACACAGGAGGGGAGGCAGGGGTGTGAGTGGAGGAGGGTGATGTAGCCGTGGAGTTGGAGTGACCGCGACCTTCACCGCTATGGCTGGCTCTTTCTTCCGAATGAGAAGAGGGCTCTGGTTTCTTTGGTCGCGGTCTATGCATTGCTGATGGTGACACCTGTGTGACAGTAGAAGGTGTTGAAGCCACTGGTGCATATATTCCATTGGCTGCAGCAACAACCCTGGCTGCTTCGCCTGAAGCTGTGTTTGCAGCTGCGACTGCTGCATTGTAGTCTTGGGGTGGCACCCAAATGCCTCCCACAACCACAAATTGTGGAGCTTGTGCgttgctgttgttgttgttgttgttgttatggATTGTTGGAGTTGGCCTTCGAGTGTGTAGACGATATTTCTGTAAAAATTGGAAGATGACAGAACATTAGACTCGGCCTTAACTGAGTTCACTACAAATCCAAAATTTGCTAATCAATGCTTTTTAGATAGGTCTCTTTCATGTTATCGTGTTTTCTATAACCTGTAGAACTTGCAATGCATGATCAAATTGGTCAGAGGACCAATAATAACCTTAAAATTCATGACTAATAGCACGAGTTGAGTTATTAGGAAATTCACATCAATACTACAAATCATCTTATAAGTtcatataaaatttaatttattgGTTATATATGAATTCCAATTTCTGCAATGTATGGGATGGTTGCAAATCCTAATGATCAAAACGGATAGGCCGTGACATATACAGACCTGTAAATGGCTTTTGACTTCATCATTAGTAAGCCCATCAACCTTCATTAGCTCTCTAATTTGCTTAGGTGTAGCAGctgcaagaaaaacaaaacaaaccaaccACATATCAGATACACAACCAATCATACTAAACAGCAAAGTAATCTCAAACCACATGGAAATGTTTCAAGTACATACTATGCGAGCCACCAAGCTGctgaagggcatgcaagaaccGGCGATGCAACTCCGGCGACCAGTTCCGCCTCTGTTTCCTCTGCCCCTCCTTATCTTCCTTCTTGCTGTTTCCACCGCCGCTGCCACCGCTGACGGTGTCAGCAGTTGAGCTAGTGGCCGGAGCGGAAGCAGGCGACTTCGCCACTGCCCCATTAGTCTTCCCAATGCCTTTCTCCCTTTGGAAAGGCTGAAAAGCACCCCCATTTCTCTTAACCTCCACCACTAAAGCCTTTCTAGGCAATTCCTGcaatcaccaaaaaaaaaaaaaacccaaaattcatcatttcctACTCTCTCACCCCAAATCACTAAGAAACCAAATTACAATTCGGTTCAAATAAAAAGATTGAATTTATTTCAGTGTACCTCTTTCCGGGGTAAATCTGGGGTCGTATTCCAAAGCTGAACAGATCTAAGCCAGTCTGATTTCTTCTTGTCACCACTGTTACTCTTATCCTTGTCATCAATCTTAATCTGCTGATGATCAGACTCTTCTAGCTCCTCATCATTATCACTATCAGAGCATGAACTCCTTTTCAATGGTATAAACTCCTCAAACACATGTCCCTCACTTGAAGTCTGCTCCGAACACTCGGATTGCCCATGCCTGTACTCTATGCTATTATCCGACAGCTCCTGCTTACACCTCTCAATAGCTACAAGCCCACAAAAAAATTTAAGCCTCATCAAGCTACGAAATTTTCATGGCTTCCAAACCAAACCAATCAGCAATCaacaataaacaaaaaataaaaataataataaagaaaaggGTATTATGTACCTTGAGTGACAAGCTCCAAGCAGAGAGGCAGCTCTCTTTGGAAAACTTGAATCTTTTGCCTCTCTTCCTCCAAGGCTTTCACATACAAACTCATCTTTGAACCCTGCATTTCCTCTGTAGACTCTATTAGCATTTCTGGATTGTTATGTCCTTTTCTTGCTTCTGGGTtcaatcagagagagagagagagagggagagatggGATGTCGAATTGTGAATGTGATTAtaaggagaggagaggaggatGTTCTTGTTGTTGTCCCAACAAGCATAGATAGAACCGAACAAGAGGAAATTTTGGGGTATATGGGATCTAAGTAGAATCAGAAAACAGAATAATCTTGCAGACCAAAGATAAAAAATACGAAACCAAAttatttataaagaaaccaacAATACTGTTTCTAGATTGTTTAAAAATGAAGATGAAAGTCTGAGAATTTAGAGGTTTTTTTTATCTCCGAGGgaaagagaaggaaaggaaaggGAGAGATGGATATGTCGAGGTCGTGGCGTCGCGTACACAAAAGCGAATCTCTGATTTTTGGGGGGTTTTTAtttctaccaaaaaaaaaaaaattagaaacccACTTTAGGGGTTGAATATTCCATGGTATGAAATTCTGATTCCTATCCTATGGGCTGGCAATGACGTCACCACCTCCCTTCACCtactttttccttcttcttcttctttttttttttttgttctgaacTTTATCAGATAAGATCGAAGACTGACATAAAGTTTCTGGGTCCGAATATTCCAGGGGTTTCCCGAGAGGGTAGGGAATCCCGTGGGAGCGTGAGTAAACGCGCGGCGGCCACGTCGCGTATGATTCGGGTACATGTAGCTTTTCAAGTCTCTGAAAGGGCAGTGCTTTCTGTGCTTATCCACACTGCCCCTCTGTTTAGGAATTAGGGCTACGGTTCGTGATGGCCTCCACCACGCGCTGTGACCAGAGCCATACAGACACGGACCAATTGGATTCTGACACCTTTTCCTTTCGCATTCCTTGCAAATGGCAATCAATAGGTATATGCATTCCTGGATTCTGGACGCCGCGCCATATCATATCATGAACTTTTCTTTTGAAATCTCTAAATTTATTCACTTAAattctatgctttttacacctcttatcaaattttcaaatattaaatttactcactaaacctcactaaggcccagtttgagattgctgtgctgtgagaagaaTCACTTTTGATATTGCTGCGAGAAGAATCACTTCTGATATTGCTGCGAGAAGAAGCAGCTGacgtgtttggtaaactgtttttaaaagtgctgtgtgatccaaaagcaatttctgagtgtttggtaacTTATAAGTAAAAAGTGCTTTGGttgggtataattaccaaaattggCATAGATGATAAAagatgctactaaaatacataactTTGTTTTCCAATTATGTAACTAGaccaaattaaaaaatttctcatgtattgTCCTTGTACACTAGTTCAAGTTATCAATGCATCACTTCcatctcaatatatatatatatcaattctACAAATTATATAAgcaattttagttttttgtaaTTTGTTTGGTTATATATTTGCTTGgaccaaataaaaaattaccttaaaccCTTAAATATTATACAAATGAGTTGAGAATATTACACAAAACATTCCCCCACCATGGTCAATGGGAAACATTACACAAAATGTATTAAGGTCAATAcaaatttgcaactaaatgctaaGTAGATGGACTAGAGTGTATTCAATATTAGCTTGTAAGCTTGAACACCCAACTCGTCTTTCAAACTTCTCAATCGTTCATCTTCTTGATCAACGCTTTGCTGCAACCACATCCAATAATTCCGACTTATCAAGGCAGATGGAAAGTGAGAAGTggtttatatatattatgtttggTAAtgaaatataataatatatagatGACTCATAAATTTCTGGACACACAATCAAGCAGTAAAACTTAAAATGTAGTTTTCTTTGAACTGGAAATCTGCACTAAATTGTCTGAAGTTTACAAGCCATGGACATTACTTGAATCATTCAGTTGCTCAATTGAAGAAGGAAATTGTTCCTTATATATGGGAGcacataaaaaatttatttaaaataaataaaaaccctTCTAAGAATAAAAAACTAGGGTCCAATCTTATTTACCATAACATTTCCGTTTAAAACTCCTCCAGCCCTCCAGGATATCACCTTACCTGCAAAGCAACAATATATCCTAGTCACGAGGCAATCAATTTATGTTATGGTCTCAATGATTAATCTGCATCCTACTTGTTTTGTTCTTCAGAACCATATCTCCACTCtcgtttttcttttattgatcTATTAATAATTATTCCAACTCACATGCCTAGGAGATGCAGGAATGCGTGGCAGTATGCAGAActcagatcatcatgtcacaagtattaaagaggaaaaaagaaaaagtcgtGCAAATAGCGAAACAGGTAGAAAGAAATACATGACTCCATAAGTAAATTCGGAACAAGAATGCATTACCGAAGGGCTGAACAAGTTGTTGTGATATGGAGGCAACTGGAACCCTCCAAAACCAGCAAACCAGCACAAGATATGTCAAGACcttaaaatgaaaatttactGTAGTACTCATTCTTAGTGATACAATAGAACCAAGCATTGTATCAATTCTTAGTGATATATGCAAAGAGCTTCCAGTACGGCGACTCTTGTTTTCCGAAGATGAAGTATTCTGTATTCTCGGGCTGTGTAAACCAAGACCAAGACTGAGACCAAGTATTCTGTATTCTCGGGGTATGTCTTGATTTCCAGGAAAGAggtaaaaggaaaaacaaaaaatcttcgTTGAACGTACAAGACGCGTGATAATAAACTATAAAGAtctaagaacaaaaatctcaaatctaacCAAATAGATCTAAGAACAACCAAACAGATCAAGCAACCAACCATACGCCCAAAATCAAGCATACGCCCAAAACCTAAGAACAACCAAGCATACGCCCAAAATCAACCAAACAGAtctaagaacaaaaatctcaaatctaaaACCAGATAAAGATAGTTCTGTAAAAGAGTTGGTATGAGGTTTTACCTTTTAGAATTGGAGAACGATGCTGCACTACCAAGTTTTTGAAGAAGACCAGAAGAATGCTTGAATACTTGACCGTAGAGAGGGAAGGATGGGAAGACAATCAGAAATAGCTCCTCTAGTATTTATGATGATGCTTCTCAAAGACGAAGGGAGGAGAAGTAGAGGGCTTCTCTCCCAATTTGTGCCGATGAGGATTAGGGTTAGGGATTTGACGGCAAAGAAAGGAGCAGCAGAGGAGAATGACAGAGAGGGAACAATCGCATCTGCAATGAAAGGAAGAGATAAGGCTGCTGGGTACAGTGTGATTTTTAGGAAAGaatgagggcaaaatagacagttcaaaattttcatttaaaccCTCCGTGTTTTTTCGGAGAGCTTCTGTAGAATCAATTTTGCAAAGCAGCAAATTGCTGCTTCTCATAAACTAGCTTTTCAGAGAATTGATTCCCTCAAAATCAGCTTTAGGACAtacatggtgtttggtaaat belongs to Rosa chinensis cultivar Old Blush chromosome 4, RchiOBHm-V2, whole genome shotgun sequence and includes:
- the LOC112197948 gene encoding transcription factor HHO3 — encoded protein: MLIESTEEMQGSKMSLYVKALEEERQKIQVFQRELPLCLELVTQAIERCKQELSDNSIEYRHGQSECSEQTSSEGHVFEEFIPLKRSSCSDSDNDEELEESDHQQIKIDDKDKSNSGDKKKSDWLRSVQLWNTTPDLPRKEELPRKALVVEVKRNGGAFQPFQREKGIGKTNGAVAKSPASAPATSSTADTVSGGSGGGNSKKEDKEGQRKQRRNWSPELHRRFLHALQQLGGSHTATPKQIRELMKVDGLTNDEVKSHLQKYRLHTRRPTPTIHNNNNNNNSNAQAPQFVVVGGIWVPPQDYNAAVAAANTASGEAARVVAAANGIYAPVASTPSTVTQVSPSAMHRPRPKKPEPSSHSEERASHSGEGRGHSNSTATSPSSTHTPASPPVC